One genomic window of Candidatus Methylomirabilota bacterium includes the following:
- a CDS encoding c-type cytochrome: MDRFLRPSAAAGLVIAVAFIALLAGFPSLAARITANRVQAATAPSDPKAGSADSSKKVERAGGGPAAHMDKAILERGKQTYAQYCASCHGDTGQGDGPGGANLPIKPQNLTLGLVMNPLPDHFLHKIIADGPQVVGLSALMPPFKPQLGDRQINEVIAYMRTLASPPYEPERVLPVAEKREGPVQPILFSHVIHAGSYRLDCQYCHTGARRSSAAGLPSVERCMGCHKIVAAQGNEQVQKLHAYWEKQQPIPWVRIFKIPEHAQFPHKNHIAAGLQCQTCHGRIEAMEQVHAKTGQNMVNDLANLSGMPIPPTKLTMGWCVECHRAVNEKGVQAVQPVAAAWGSAPRPPTADDKKPRKAP, translated from the coding sequence ATGGATCGTTTCTTGCGGCCTTCCGCCGCGGCCGGCCTCGTCATTGCGGTCGCTTTCATCGCGCTGCTGGCCGGGTTCCCGAGCTTGGCCGCCAGGATCACCGCCAATCGCGTTCAGGCCGCCACCGCGCCCTCCGACCCCAAAGCGGGCTCCGCTGACTCTTCAAAGAAGGTCGAGCGCGCCGGCGGTGGGCCCGCGGCTCACATGGACAAGGCCATCCTCGAGCGGGGCAAGCAGACCTACGCGCAGTACTGCGCCTCCTGCCATGGCGACACGGGCCAGGGCGATGGGCCGGGCGGCGCCAACCTTCCGATCAAGCCGCAAAACCTCACGCTCGGGCTGGTGATGAACCCGCTGCCTGATCACTTTCTGCACAAGATCATTGCCGATGGGCCCCAGGTGGTCGGGTTGTCTGCGCTGATGCCGCCCTTCAAGCCGCAGCTGGGAGATCGTCAGATCAACGAGGTCATCGCGTATATGCGCACCCTGGCCAGTCCGCCGTACGAGCCGGAGCGGGTGCTGCCGGTGGCGGAGAAGCGCGAGGGCCCCGTCCAGCCCATCCTGTTCAGCCACGTCATCCACGCCGGGTCGTACCGGCTGGACTGCCAGTACTGTCACACGGGCGCCCGGCGAAGCAGCGCGGCCGGGCTGCCGTCGGTGGAGCGATGCATGGGGTGCCACAAGATCGTGGCCGCCCAGGGCAACGAGCAGGTCCAGAAGCTTCACGCGTACTGGGAAAAGCAGCAGCCCATCCCCTGGGTGCGCATCTTCAAGATTCCCGAGCACGCGCAGTTCCCGCACAAGAATCACATCGCGGCGGGGCTCCAGTGCCAGACCTGCCATGGGCGCATCGAGGCCATGGAGCAGGTGCATGCCAAGACGGGGCAGAACATGGTCAATGATCTGGCCAACCTCTCCGGGATGCCGATACCGCCGACGAAGCTGACCATGGGCTGGTGCGTGGAGTGCCATCGCGCGGTGAACGAGAAGGGCGTGCAGGCGGTGCAGCCCGTGGCCGCCGCGTGGGGCTCGGCGCCCAGGCCGCCGACGGCGGATGACAAGAAGCCGCGCAAGGCCCC
- a CDS encoding ABC transporter ATP-binding protein, with protein MNPILLQAQGLTAGYGKMPILHDVSLEVRVGEMVSVIGPNGAGKSTALKSMVGFVKVTTGRVLFDGQEITGLRPDQVLPRGLAYVPQGRIVFPQMTVLENLEMGGYIERDGRRLREAQEQVFGLFPILSERQRQKAGTMSGGEQQMVAIARALMTRPKLILLDEPSLGLSPKFVSLIFERLMAMKQSGYTLVVVEQNAAKALAVADRGYVLELGRNRFEGAGAALLADPEVKRLYLGG; from the coding sequence ATGAACCCCATCCTTCTGCAGGCTCAGGGGCTGACGGCCGGCTACGGCAAGATGCCCATTCTCCACGATGTCTCCCTCGAGGTACGCGTGGGCGAGATGGTCAGCGTCATCGGGCCCAATGGCGCCGGCAAGTCGACGGCGCTCAAGAGCATGGTCGGCTTCGTGAAGGTCACGACCGGCCGCGTCCTCTTCGACGGCCAGGAGATCACCGGGCTGCGTCCCGATCAGGTCCTGCCGCGGGGCCTCGCCTACGTGCCGCAGGGGCGGATCGTCTTTCCGCAGATGACCGTGCTGGAGAACCTCGAGATGGGCGGTTATATCGAGCGCGATGGGCGCCGCCTCCGCGAAGCCCAGGAGCAGGTCTTCGGCCTCTTTCCCATCCTGAGCGAGCGGCAGCGTCAGAAGGCCGGCACCATGTCGGGCGGCGAGCAGCAGATGGTGGCCATCGCCCGCGCCCTGATGACTCGTCCCAAGCTCATCCTTCTCGATGAGCCGTCGCTGGGGCTCTCTCCCAAATTCGTCTCGCTGATCTTCGAGAGGCTCATGGCCATGAAGCAGTCGGGCTATACCCTCGTGGTGGTGGAGCAGAATGCGGCCAAGGCGCTGGCCGTGGCCGATCGCGGCTATGTCCTCGAGCTCGGCAGGAACCGCTTCGAGGGAGCCGGCGCCGCGTTGCTGGCCGACCCCGAAGTGAAGCGTCTTTACCTCGGCGGCTAA